One segment of Toxoplasma gondii ME49 chromosome VI, whole genome shotgun sequence DNA contains the following:
- a CDS encoding membrane protein (encoded by transcript TGME49_242840~Predicted trans-membrane domain (TMHMM2.0):75-98): protein MGVYPPVAGGPVYWALRNMFIGARRSSRRLMRVYDMNWDISKVVCNGVPRNSYNPSVNEWIWNVDTDLWNGAGGKAWFVLSGQIMFTFFWSFALYSVIERWYVNGKIDTFSKWQDRATD from the coding sequence ATGGGCGTCTATCCTCCAGTAGCTGGCGGGCCTGTTTACTGGGCGCTCCGCAACATGTTCATCGGAGCCCGCCGCTCATCCCGTCGTCTCATGCGCGTGTACGACATGAACTGGGACATCTCGAAAGTTGTCTGCAATGGTGTTCCGCGGAACTCGTACAACCCGAGCGTTAACGAGTGGATCTGGAACGTCGACACAGATCTGTGGAATGGCGCGGGAGGCAAGGCCTGGTTCGTTCTCAGCGGGCAGATCATGTTCACCTTTTTCTGGTCGTTTGCCCTGTACAGCGTTATCGAGCGCTGGTACGTCAACGGCAAGATCGACACTTTCAGTAAGTGGCAAGACCGCGCGACAGATTAA
- a CDS encoding hypothetical protein (encoded by transcript TGME49_242845), giving the protein MKKINNRQRVVAGMAWGGDIQKRREDPQEKPDHVQDLWKTLFWIASEQASARRRKCEHLRARPAAAKRHVPFP; this is encoded by the exons ATGAAGAAAATAAACAACAGGCAGCGGGTCGTGGCTGGGATGGCCTGGGGAG GTGACATCCAAAAGAGGCGCGAAGATCCACAGGAGAAACCAGACCACGTGCAAGATTTGTGGAAGACGCTTTTCTGGATAGCTTCCGAACAAGCCTCGGCAAGGCGCCGTAAATGTGAACATTTACGTGCGAGACCAGCTGCGGCAAAAAGGCATGTTCCATTTCCGTGA